The Salvia miltiorrhiza cultivar Shanhuang (shh) chromosome 2, IMPLAD_Smil_shh, whole genome shotgun sequence DNA window tttaaaagtctgaatTGAATACACCCAAACTTTCGAAATCCTTTAAAATCATAAAGAATCTCAATCCAATACACCCCTAAGAAAATTCAAAAACTTCTGTGATTTCTTTTTCACCCCTACGTCTCTCCCATTCTAGTTACTATATTCTCTGTTACGAAAATAAAGTCAAACGTAGAAGAAAATGAGAATGTCAAGAGTTTAACCAATTCATTTATGTTCACAAAGTCGGCCATTCTGTACTCGTTAAGCCTTTGGATTTTCGGTCCTATTATTTTCTTGTGATCATATTGATACCGCTTTTACATCAATATTATGGAGCAGTTACATGGAAGAAGACAAACGCTAGCTTTTTCCACCTTCTAAACATAATGGGCATCTCAACCCCACTTTTTGGTGGAAACGCATGATATTGTTggaaaattgattttaaaaagATGATATTTTGagtcatgatatatttaattttgtagaATTAATTAGCAAAAAATTCACCTCGAAATGATCATGATATACTTATTtactcaaaattaatttttggtgtgcaaaaaataattaaaattgattaattaaaatgTGAAAATATGGGATAAAGTCATAAACATTAAAGATGACCTAATGCTCATCTCACATTattaaattaacattaattaattctATATATAAGTTTTATATTGAAACAGGTAATAATTATGTACATAACTAACATAAGTGATGAATTGTACAACGACACATGTATGCACCGCCGCGGCCACCCGCCCAACCCCGGCCTCATGCGCTGTTCCGAGTCTGTGAATTTATATCTTGACAATTGGTCTTTGATTGGCGTTAGttcaatttgtttatttttagttcggctttatatataatttaagtgTGTTGTACCAATTAATTTCTTTTCCTGATTGGGTTTTATGGCGTAAATGGGCTTTACCTAGTTTTATACTCCCTTTTTTGGAGCAACAAATAATTCAGTAAGTAATTTATTATTCTCTTTTTTGGAGTAGTAAACTAGTAATGGAATGTATATGTAGTTTGAGTGTGTATAACTATAACTAGTGTGgtaaaaaattctataaaaggtcaaaaaaaaaaatcccttgTCAGACAACACCAAATTATTAAAATGTGAGTCGTCTACCTTCACCTTTCATCCtctctattttaaaaaaattctcatTATTTTAGTCTATCGGTCAAAATTATAGTTTGTATAATATTAATCTTGTGTTTGACCTTACATCATTCACCCATACAAAATAGAAACAAGAGTTGATTTTTGTATATCTTTTTATCTGACGCCAACAAGATGCCTTGTTATGAAAGTTAAAGCAAGACTAAAGAAACATAACTAAGTTGGTTAAACCGAGCAAGACTAAAGAAACATAACTAAGTTGGTTAAACCGAAAGGCCTAAAAACTGTTATCATGGTAGAATGcagaaaaaaaatctcaaactttGTATTGATATGCGCCCTCATAATCCACACAATAAATGGCGCAAACGACACCATTAACCTTTCCGAAAGCATTAGAGATGGCGAAACACTGGTTTCATCAGGTGGGATGTTCGCGCTTGGATTTTTCAGTCCAGGAACCTCTACCAACCGGTATTTGGGCATATGGTACAACAAGATACCAAATCAGACAGTGGTTTGGGTTGCCAACAGAGAAGCTCCACTCACAAATAAAACCGGCGTCTTAACAGTGACGGAGCCTGGAATTTTGTCGCTTCTCAACGAAACCAACAGCTCAATATGGTCCACCAACAGATCCCGAAGCGTGCAGAATCCAATTGCACGGCTGCTGGATTCAGGGAATCTTGTGGTGAAGGATGCAGACGATGATGATTACCTATGGCAGAGCTTCGACTATCCGTGCGACACGTTTCTCCCCGGCATGAGCTTAGGATGGAACTATGCGAGCGGGGTGGAGAGCTACATCTCTTCGTGGAGGAGCGAGAGCGACCCTGCCCCGGGGAGGTACTCAGTCCACATCGATCCCACTGGATACCCGCAGTTGCTGACCAAGGAAGGTAGTACTCTTAAAAAAAGGATGGGGCCGTGGAATGGGGTTAGATTGAGTGGTGGACCAAATTTAAGCGGTGATTCCGTGTATAATATATCGTTAGAGATGAGTAATGATGTGGTCAAGTATAGGGTAGATACGCTTGATCCATCAGTTATTTGGAGGTCTGTTCTGACAAACAATGGCGATTCAGGCCGCTGGATTTGGAGCACTCAAGCCCACATCTGGACTCCTTACACAAGAACAGTGTCAGATTCATGCGACAAATACAATTCTTGTGGTGCGAATGGCTTTTGTGATGGGAACTCGGCATTTTGTCGATGCCTAGATAGGTTTGAGCCTAGAGATAAACAGCGTTGGGGCAGAGCAGAGTGGTGGGGTGGGTGTGTTAGAAAGGCGGATTTGAACTGTTCTAACGATGTGTTTTTGAGTTATCCAGAGATTAAATTGCCAGATGCAAGAAACTCTACAATCAGAGATGAGAACATTACGCTCCAAGAATGTGAAGCAGAATGCAAGAGGAACTGTTCTTGCACGGCGTATACGCGGTTGGATATCAGAGGTGAGGGGAGAGGCTGCTTGTTTTACTATGGGGAATTGATTGATATCAGAACATTGTTTACAGGAGGGCAGAATCTTTATATTAGATTGGCTTCTTCAGAATCTGTTGCAGGTATCAATTTCATCAACATTTTACCTTGATTACTACCTTTGTTTCATCATATTTCATATACATTTTGTGTGGACAGGAGAAGTTTCAGACGATAATGGGAGGAACAAAGCAATAATCATAGCGAGTTTGACATCCATAACGGGAATGGTTCTTGTTTGCGCAAGCCTCTATTTGATTATAATGCGAAAGAGAAAGGAGGCGATGGGGACACAAGAAGGTACATGTTTATGGAGAGTGTGCATTTAGGTTGAAAAGTATATCACCATAGATGTATCTGTTAGTGCGCTTACTTGCCTGATTTTTCCACATCTGTAGAGGCATTTAGTGCAAATCGTGTTAAAGAAGCAGAGATTCCATTCTTCAGCTTCTCAACAATCTTGAAAGCTACTGATCATTTTTCTTCAAAGAACAAGCTCGGTGAAGGTGGATGCGGACCTGTTTACAGAGTATAATACGTACAAATCCTGTGTCAAATTTAGATTGTTTTTTATTACGTTCCACATTTGAAAGTTTGGTCTGTAGGGCAAGTTAGAAGACGGACAGGAAATAGCAGTAAAACGTCTCTCAAAAACCTCATCACAAGGAGTTGATGAGCTCAAGAATGAAGTAATGTTGATAGCCAAACTTCAGCATCGCAATCTCGTGAGGACGTTAGGGTTCTGTGCTGAAGGAGAGGAGAGCATGTTGATCTATGAATACATGCCGAATCATAGCctcgactttattttatttggtcagACAAAATTACTCAATATGTTTATTACACTACACCAAAACAAAAGTGTCAACTCCCCAATCTGTTTAAACAGATCAAACAAAGAGTATGTCACTTGACTGGCGAAAACGGTTTCACATTATCAACGGAATCGCAAAGGGGCTGTTGTATCTCCATCAAGATTCGAGATTAAGAATCATCCATCGCGACCTCAAAGCTAGCAACATTCTGCTCGATGCAGACATGAATCCAAAGATATCAGACTTCGGATTAGCGAGGAGTTTCGGAGGGAACGAAACAGAAGCTCGAACGCGCAGAGTTGTGGGAACATAGTAAGAACACTAGTGGTTGTGATGATGTATTTAAATATTCAATTCGTAACACTAATTCTCACTCCATGCGCAGTGGATACATGTCTCCAGAATACGCGGCAGACGGGCTGTTCTCAGTCAAATCCGACGTGTTCAGCTTCGGTGTGCTGGTGCTAGAAATTGTGAGCGGGAAGAGGAACAGAGGATTCTTCGTCAAAGATGATAATCTCAACCTTCTTGGACACGTACGTCTCTATCACTCCTATCTTTTTAACAGACATAACAAAGTAGGATGTTTTTGAACAGGCGTGGAGGCATTATAAACAAGGCGACTCCATCAAACTAGTGGATCCGGCTCTAGGCGAGGCGTTTGATGCGGCGCAGGTGGTGCGGTCAATTAATGTGGGGTTGTTGTGCGTGCAGAATTATGTTGAAGATAGGCCAAACATGTCTGCAGTAGTATTTATGTTGGGAAATGAAGTTGCATTACCTCAGGCTAAGCAGCCTGGTTTCATGGCAGAGAGAGATGTTTTAGCTTATCGCAGATTTAGTAGCTCAAATGCAGCAAACTCACTTAATCATATTACAATTACTATGGCAGAGGGTAGGTAGATAGGGGAAATTAGCTACACAATGTGTAATACACATTGCCGTTAGGATCCTTACACGTGTATTGTTAATAAAGTGACTTTTGGTTTGGTTTTGCTCGACCGGTTCGAGTTGCAATTGTCAAATACCACCCAACCCATTTTGTCAAATACCACTTCTCCCCCAGGATACTTACACGTGTCCCTATAAATTGTGTAGCcttttctttgtatttttgaattCTGATTTTTAGATGTTTCCTCCCAGTTGTTACTGACTTGATGATGGAATCTTGTTCCTGGGTGCATGatgatggaatatatatatatatatatatatatatatatatatatatatatatatatatatatatatatattatgggtTTGTGGAGGATTTATCAAATAAACGCTCCTTTTTAACAGTTGAGTTTGTTACTTGTTTTGGATCAATTTTGTTGTGATTATGTTCGGATCAAAGCAGTCTACATTAGAATTAGAGAAACCGAAAAAacacataaatataattaaatagattttatcattttgaagACATTCAAACAGCAAAAAATTTCAATGTTAACAAAACGcttggatttgagtttatagcATCATTGGAACTATGGTCTTAAATCGAAGGTATTGTATGTCAagagtttttaaaaaaataataaaataaaaaaattaattaaaacaattgTGTGTCAAGATTTTGGGAACAATAATCATTGTGAGAGTTTTAGGCTTCTTGATATGCCTGCAAGGGTAATTGAAAGAAGGAATAAATGATAGGTTGATGTATAAAAATTGTAGTAATTtgacaaaattaataaaattaccTCTGGAGAGCAAAGAACATAGAATGAGAAGTCTTTTGAACAAGATTATGTTTTgataaattttcagaaaatgagAATGGTCAACGTCGGTTGGTGGGtgaaataaatctatataatatataaaagatgaattttttttcctccatatttttcctctttcttttcttttcctcaaatttaatttatgcatattatatataagttcgtgacaaaatatttaatatgttataaaaatcatcaaaaataaatttaaatcgaataaattatgaaaatttgaaaatattattttctctcttcgtTAATATTTtactaactttttatttatgtttgtgtatgaaaaatatttatttatttattatgacatgtaatactctataataaaaatgtgtaatgttaattttcgttattaaataatttagagAAAttgatgtgtttattttatttttaaaataaatttttatatttatttaaatttaaattctatttaatatttatacttatttatttaaacatgtcgtttaatttcgatgttcgttgTGCATAACACGGCTAGGCTTACTAGTAATACTATGAATTTTGGGATGATACATGATTCGCAGAATATGTGGATGAAGCAGATTACAACACGTAAATCTCatcttcaaaataaaattatttacaatATATCCAAAATTTATGGCCTTCCATAGCTATATTAAACTTTTATCcagatagaaaaataaataagacaaaatttgaattgaaattttgatagtgaaaattttatttatgagatATAATCTTTATTCAAAGTCGTCGCGCTtttgaaatagtcattttgaaaaaaaaatcacaatatttggtcactaattaaaacaaaagttaatagccgaaaaatacacaaactatcACCAAATTCGTTAGATAATTTTAGAGGAATTTTTTTTGGTACATGGTGGAATTAAATTTTCGGACTTGACATTCaattttagatttatttatttatttatttatttatttattttaatcttacTTTGATTTCATAATCCCCGATTATTTTTTCACGAATCttactttaattttataattttcaattgtattttcactaatcttacttcaatttcataatccccaattgaaaataatatttctattgcatataaataaataacatgactttgttaAGTCAGTTATTAATATGAAGACAATAATTATTGACTTGCTCAATAATCTGCTAGCGGTTCTCACGCGTAGTTAATAGGCATAAATTAAGTCATTCTCTGGATCTCGCGTATATATATTCAGATcattgaaataactttaaaatcATAATCTATATGAACCTTAAAGATTAATAAATAAAGAGGCGGGGTATTACATCAAATCACcattgaatttgagaatccccaattcatTTCCATgaaatcatacttgaatttgagaatcccctaaacaatttcatcaaatcatacttgaatttgagaatctccaatcAATTTCATCAAATCATCAATTCATTTCCATgaaatcatacttgaatttgagaatccccaatttcATTTCCATAAATTAGTAAAGAATTGgtttaattgcccataaaatactgaattTTTGTCCAATtctaattttgcacacaaaTTTTGAACTATAGCGTGATAtgctaaacttttgattttatttgattttgctactaatttAAATTCCGGCCAAATATAAGACTAATATGGAGTACCAACATTTGACGTGgcgtatttataataaaaaaaaaaagaaacacaaagcaaataacccaaattttcaataacttaatatatcaaattaaataagtaGTAATTCACACGTTtaaatctactttttttttagttCACTATTACAAAACTTATTACTCCAATATATACAATAGAAGTCATTCAAATATTATAAacatatatagtatataaaaaaaaaaatctttagataatgaaaatttaataaaatttatcatgtagctaaataattttttgatatattaagttattgataattaaaatattctttGGTTGACACACCTAAATTCGAAGAATCCCCttactattattgaatttattcaattaattaattcaactaaaaaaatactactattatttgatttgatattttaaattattgacaattttagttatttgctttgtgttctttttttattgataagaaattaaataaaaaatatattattttaccAACTAATTGCCACGCAAGAATAAATACGTACGCTACGTCGAAATTGGCACACCATATTTCATATTAGCTTGGTATTTGGCCCGAATTtgaattagtagcaaaatcagataacattaaaagtttagtaattatcacgtcacggttcaaagtttgtgtgcaaaatcagaattggatgaaagttcaatattttattggcaattaaccctaaagaATTTGAAAATTCCCTAATCAATTTCATCAAATcatatacttgaatttgagaatccccaattcatTTCTATAAGATTAGTGTGAAATCAATTGAGAATTTTGAAATTGAAGTAAGACTAGTGGATATTAGTGGGAAATCAATTGAGGTTTTGAAATCGAAGTAAGATTAGTGCAAATGCAATTGGGGATTATGAAATTGAAGTAAATTTAGTCGCAAATCAAatcaagattcttactaagaatgtTAGATTCTTactagtgaatcactaatcaaatcaaggttcttatgttataattctaagattctcactaagaatcttAGCTtagatgagtgaatcactaatcaaatcaagATACTTATTATGAATCTTAGATTCTTGCTAAGAATGTTAGATTCTTACTAGGgatcactaatcaaatcaagattcttatgttataattctgagattcttactaagaatcttatATTAGATGAGTGAATCATTAATCAAATCAAGATTTTTATAAGAATCTAACATGAAAATCttgatttgataaaaatcttgatttgattagtgattcactagtAAGAATCTAACATTCTTAATAAGAATcttgatttgattagtgataCACTCATCTAATTTAAGATTTTTAGTAAGAACCTTAGAATTATAacataagaatcttgaattgattagtgattcactagtAAGAATCTAacattcttagtaagaatcttgatttgattagtgattcactcatctaatctaagattcttagtaagaatcttagaaTTATAACATAAGAATCTTGcattgattagtgattcactagtAAGAATCTAACATTCTTATTAAGAATCTAAGATTCTTATAAGAATCTTGATTGATTAGTGATGAATCTTTGAATTATAACATAAGAATcttgatttgattagtgattcactagtAAGAATCTAacattcttagtaagaatctaaGATTCTTAATGTATATCTTGATGTGATTAGTGATTCGCTCATCTAAGCTAAGATTCTTTGTAAGAATCTTAGAATTATAACATAAGAATcttgatttgattagtgattcactcatctaatctaagattcttagtaagaatcttataattataacataagaatcttaatttgattagtgattcagtAGTAAGAATCTAacattcttagtaagaatcttgatTTGATTTGTCACTAAATTTACTTCAATTTCATAATCTCAAATTGCATTTGCACTAATCTTACTCCGATTTCAAAACTTCAATTGATTTCCCACTAATATCCACTAGTCTTACTTCAATTCAAAATTCTCAATTGATTTCACACTAATCTTACTTTGATTTCATAATCCCTAATTACATTTGCAATAATCTTACTTCGATTTGAAAACCCCCAATTTATTTCCCACTAATCTCACTTCAGATTGATAATCTCTAATTGTATTTGTACTAATCTTACTTCGATTCCATTATCTTCAATTGATTTTCCACTACTCttacttcaatttcataaaaCTCCAATTGCATTTGCACTAATCTTACTTCGATTTCATAATCCCCGGTTGATTTATACTTATAATTGTTTTAAGGTAACCATGCACGTCAATTGCGCAAATGAATTAAACAGCTATACGAGACATACACGATAGGAGACAAAATATCTTACACAGTTTACTACATAGTAGAATGACATAACTATGTAGATGTCACCTGACCGTGTAGccaattatttttcctttattctTACTCTAATTTCATAATCCTCAATTGATTTCTCACTATTTGAACTTCGATTTGAAAACCCCCaattaatttctcaaatctTACTTTGATTTTATAACCTCCAATTGCATTCCTGCTAATTTTACTTAAACACCCCTAATTGATTTCTCAATAATCTTACTTTGGTTTCATAATCCTCAATTGATTCCCCCTAATCTTACTCCATTTTTTTTGctaatatttgttattaatatattatcttAATAATGATTGTTTTTGGTGGAATTTTTGCTAAGAATTTAGTAACACAAACTCATAAGTTTATAACTTAGAGTTATAAGTTGAAAATCATACTTTAAATTAAGAATGATCATTACCATTAGTGAATCATTAACTAATTGAACTAATTCATCTTAATTATAAGTTTATAACTTAGAATCACAATATGACAATCAAACTTTAACATAAGAATGATCCTTACTATTAGTAAACCATTAACTAATTGAACTAATTATCTCAATTCTAAGTTTATAACTCAGAGTTATAAATTGAGAATCATACTTTGAATTAAAAATGATTATCACCATTAGTGAAACATTAGCTAATTGAACTAATTCATCTCAATTCTAAGTTTATAACTTAATATGAGAATcataatttaacataaaaaatgaTCATCACTATTAGTGAATCATTAACTAATTGAACTAAATTAATCTCAAGTATAAGTTTATAACTTAGAATTATAACATGAGAATCACACTTTAACATAAGAATGAAAGAATGATCATCACCATTAGTGATTCATTAACTAATTAAACTTATTCATCTCAATTATAAGTTTATAACTTAGAATTGTAATATGAGAATTATACTTTAACACAAGAATAATCATCACTATTAGTGAATCACGAACTAATTGAACAAATTCATCTCAATTTTAAGTTTAGAACTTAGAGATATAAGTTGAGAACCATACTTTAAATTAAGAACTAATTCATCGAAAAAGATTAGTAGGAATGCCATTGTGGATTATGAAATTGAAGTGATCGAGATTAGTGGAAAATCAATTAGAGGTTTTGAAATCTAAGTAAGATTAGTGCAAATGCAATTAGGGATTaagaaataaagtaaaattagtGGGAAAATTGTTTGGGGATTATGAAATCGAAGTAAAATTAGTGGTAATGCGACTATGAAATTGGGGGTTTTGAAATCGAGGTAAGATTAATGCAATTGAAGATTATGAAATTGAAGTAAGATTAGTGGAAAATTAATTGAAGGTTTTGAAATCAAAGTAAGATGAGTGCAAATGCAATTGTagattataatatataatgaaATCAGTGAGAAATCATTTGGGGATTATGGTAAGATTCAATAGTTAATGATTCACTAATAGTGGCGATCATTCTTATGTTAAAGTATCATTCTCATACCATTCATATTTtccttaaatattttttttattaatatatcatattgttaatattttttagtaATATATTATCAGAAAATATGTTTCATTAATATATTATCTTAATATATCCTACCATTAATATTTtccactaatatttttttattactatataa harbors:
- the LOC131012151 gene encoding G-type lectin S-receptor-like serine/threonine-protein kinase At4g27290 is translated as MVECRKKISNFVLICALIIHTINGANDTINLSESIRDGETLVSSGGMFALGFFSPGTSTNRYLGIWYNKIPNQTVVWVANREAPLTNKTGVLTVTEPGILSLLNETNSSIWSTNRSRSVQNPIARLLDSGNLVVKDADDDDYLWQSFDYPCDTFLPGMSLGWNYASGVESYISSWRSESDPAPGRYSVHIDPTGYPQLLTKEGSTLKKRMGPWNGVRLSGGPNLSGDSVYNISLEMSNDVVKYRVDTLDPSVIWRSVLTNNGDSGRWIWSTQAHIWTPYTRTVSDSCDKYNSCGANGFCDGNSAFCRCLDRFEPRDKQRWGRAEWWGGCVRKADLNCSNDVFLSYPEIKLPDARNSTIRDENITLQECEAECKRNCSCTAYTRLDIRGEGRGCLFYYGELIDIRTLFTGGQNLYIRLASSESVAGEVSDDNGRNKAIIIASLTSITGMVLVCASLYLIIMRKRKEAMGTQEEAFSANRVKEAEIPFFSFSTILKATDHFSSKNKLGEGGCGPVYRGKLEDGQEIAVKRLSKTSSQGVDELKNEVMLIAKLQHRNLVRTLGFCAEGEESMLIYEYMPNHSLDFILFDQTKSMSLDWRKRFHIINGIAKGLLYLHQDSRLRIIHRDLKASNILLDADMNPKISDFGLARSFGGNETEARTRRVVGTYGYMSPEYAADGLFSVKSDVFSFGVLVLEIVSGKRNRGFFVKDDNLNLLGHAWRHYKQGDSIKLVDPALGEAFDAAQVVRSINVGLLCVQNYVEDRPNMSAVVFMLGNEVALPQAKQPGFMAERDVLAYRRFSSSNAANSLNHITITMAEGR